Proteins found in one Nostoc sp. NIES-3756 genomic segment:
- a CDS encoding COG1470 family protein produces the protein MQASPLQIIVKPSGLQLGRSGETIELYIVVFNRGNQSAVINLTFIYGDEFKNLTGWSSPPQASLAIDPQQASDEIKFDLPIPVDALPGTYDYTLVVDAPVHYPEDTPINVPLQLKVLLQEQTVVRVNDPTFSIKPSSNANKPLLFNNNESSLPVQVIVENRTNRVDRFRLTCPDLDEDWFTITYPTTGVEGLGLSEVSALGLNPNSQGQILLTFHPPGDTLAGIYSPTIRLYSENSPDLVLLDLVYIQIPTIYRLDANVQTLLAQVSRSPAKYELSLANQGNVVRELTFNLVSRDEEQLYTYQFQPHEIRLLPTKNSITNLLVKPKPWWRRPWLGGGLVINFQLNIQDKENFPISNTLPQLSFVWKPRPLWQLLLLILIGLGLLGGIGFIVWRLLHPDPARLEDFAANSSQLVEGQEVTLGWKVENYPQLKRLELNIKGQQPIEPKIYDFSNGIPEELGKSDANTTPPCVVQQRKELICNNVKTGIKAQGKYNFELKGFYRQGAPLFSRLAQTEAQPFQVEITEKPIAQVLDFKTDKTQYRKGDPINLSWKVGNSLLLREVRITGNAEDGTLLSQPFIYKFNQGAIADPKLQNQCKEIENQQLQCNNISIPALKAGKYTFLITALSNNGSNKNSAKKTESAIEILPKPFRIVSFTINGSDQPNQELKEGTTATLSWRVEGEDIQVKLDPIIGNVQPVGSQQLLVNQAFPSQIKLQVTDKSGKQPPQEKAFAIAVITPPPPTPTPTIPVVPEATPVPRF, from the coding sequence ATGCAAGCTAGTCCATTACAAATTATTGTTAAGCCATCTGGTCTGCAATTAGGTAGATCAGGAGAGACTATTGAACTTTATATTGTGGTTTTTAATCGAGGAAACCAGAGTGCTGTTATTAATTTAACTTTTATTTATGGTGACGAATTTAAAAATCTCACAGGCTGGTCTAGTCCTCCTCAAGCAAGTTTAGCTATAGACCCCCAACAAGCTAGTGATGAAATTAAATTTGATTTACCAATTCCTGTAGATGCTTTACCAGGAACCTATGACTATACTTTAGTCGTAGACGCTCCTGTACATTATCCTGAAGATACTCCTATTAACGTTCCTCTACAACTAAAAGTTCTGCTCCAAGAACAAACAGTAGTTAGGGTAAATGATCCCACTTTCTCAATTAAGCCTAGCAGTAATGCTAATAAACCTCTGCTGTTTAATAATAATGAATCTTCTTTACCTGTACAAGTAATAGTAGAAAACCGCACTAACCGCGTAGACCGTTTTCGCCTCACTTGCCCAGATTTAGACGAAGATTGGTTTACCATCACTTATCCTACAACTGGGGTAGAAGGGTTAGGATTATCGGAAGTATCTGCGCTGGGACTCAACCCTAATTCTCAGGGTCAAATCTTACTAACATTCCACCCACCAGGAGACACATTAGCAGGGATTTATTCCCCAACTATTCGCTTATATTCAGAAAACTCTCCTGACTTGGTGCTGTTAGATTTAGTTTATATCCAAATCCCCACAATTTATCGTTTAGATGCGAATGTCCAGACCCTTCTGGCACAAGTCAGTCGTAGTCCTGCCAAGTATGAATTATCATTAGCTAACCAAGGAAATGTAGTCCGTGAATTGACATTCAACTTAGTAAGTCGGGATGAAGAACAACTATATACTTATCAATTTCAGCCTCATGAAATTAGATTATTACCTACTAAAAATTCTATCACTAATTTGCTGGTTAAACCTAAACCTTGGTGGCGTAGACCTTGGTTGGGTGGGGGGTTAGTAATTAACTTCCAACTCAACATTCAAGACAAAGAAAATTTTCCTATATCTAATACACTACCTCAACTTAGTTTTGTCTGGAAACCCCGTCCTTTGTGGCAACTGTTACTATTAATTTTAATCGGTTTGGGTTTATTGGGAGGTATAGGATTTATCGTTTGGCGATTGTTACACCCAGACCCAGCAAGATTAGAAGATTTCGCAGCTAATAGCTCCCAACTTGTGGAAGGACAAGAGGTAACTTTAGGGTGGAAGGTTGAAAACTATCCACAGTTAAAAAGATTAGAGTTAAATATTAAAGGTCAACAACCAATCGAACCGAAGATATATGATTTTAGTAACGGGATTCCCGAAGAATTAGGTAAGAGCGATGCGAATACAACACCTCCTTGTGTAGTACAACAAAGAAAGGAACTGATTTGTAATAATGTGAAAACAGGGATAAAAGCTCAAGGAAAATATAATTTTGAATTGAAAGGATTTTATCGTCAAGGTGCGCCGTTATTTTCCCGACTTGCACAAACGGAAGCTCAGCCATTTCAAGTTGAAATCACTGAGAAACCAATAGCTCAAGTTTTAGATTTTAAGACAGATAAAACCCAGTATAGAAAAGGCGACCCAATTAATTTAAGTTGGAAAGTTGGTAACTCTTTATTGTTAAGAGAAGTACGCATAACTGGAAATGCAGAAGACGGCACATTGCTAAGTCAACCGTTTATTTATAAATTTAATCAAGGTGCGATCGCTGATCCTAAACTGCAAAACCAATGCAAAGAAATAGAAAATCAACAGCTACAGTGTAATAATATCTCTATACCTGCACTAAAAGCTGGAAAATATACTTTTTTAATTACAGCTTTGTCTAATAACGGCAGTAACAAAAATAGTGCTAAGAAAACGGAATCAGCTATTGAGATATTGCCAAAACCTTTTAGAATTGTCTCTTTCACAATTAACGGTAGCGACCAACCCAATCAAGAGTTAAAAGAAGGAACAACAGCCACTTTATCTTGGCGAGTAGAAGGAGAAGATATTCAAGTCAAGCTTGACCCCATTATTGGTAACGTGCAGCCAGTGGGTTCACAACAACTTTTAGTTAATCAGGCTTTCCCATCGCAAATTAAATTACAAGTTACTGATAAATCAGGTAAACAACCGCCACAAGAAAAAGCATTTGCGATCGCAGTTATCACACCACCTCCACCTACTCCTACTCCTACTATCCCTGTTGTACCTGAAGCAACACCTGTTCCTAGATTTTAG
- a CDS encoding phage tail protein gives MAGEFLTACKFYFEADGITDKFIKEISGLGVESTPAQDVHGSSKSGKIMRQATPTVVKFTNITLKVIATDDVDLYQWYQKCNEDMGDPRQWAQNRKTGSVVAYDQQGSEKARWNIVNCYPCKYTGPTLTASGGDMANETIELVHEGVKRVK, from the coding sequence ATGGCAGGTGAATTTTTAACAGCGTGTAAATTTTACTTTGAAGCTGATGGAATTACTGATAAATTCATCAAAGAGATTAGTGGATTAGGAGTTGAAAGCACACCAGCACAAGATGTTCACGGTTCATCTAAGTCTGGTAAAATCATGCGTCAAGCTACACCGACAGTTGTAAAATTTACAAATATTACATTGAAGGTGATAGCTACTGATGATGTAGACCTGTACCAATGGTATCAAAAATGTAACGAAGATATGGGAGATCCCAGACAGTGGGCGCAAAACCGTAAAACTGGCTCAGTAGTCGCATACGACCAGCAAGGCAGTGAAAAAGCACGATGGAACATTGTTAACTGTTATCCCTGTAAATATACTGGCCCTACTTTAACTGCATCTGGTGGAGATATGGCTAATGAAACTATTGAATTAGTTCACGAAGGCGTTAAACGTGTCAAATAA
- a CDS encoding FHA domain-containing protein, producing the protein MKVKINFLPTQNEINELDLVVATTPKGECIIGRSPDCDLPLESPDVSRIHGKFFVQAGNYYYCDTGSRNGSIINNKLAEKNQPYLLKHGDSIQIGDYILTMEEIKPVAEQMPETVFRVIDPALFSRPISENFGVAGVTNKASEVVAESTPEVISQTQEEVAVCEVPASVDAAPSENQEIITASESPILEERTFVQPQDILTKEEPETVESDENLDFNTAIAEERTFVQPRDLVQTSPSVNDLSTSDDSQDIDLCTPILQEYTTVQPRDIVIQPSLTISSEEIDLDTPILQEYTTVQPRDVGLPASLKDSDDVDLEVSDDGSGETSEVITEDTSTQIEDSAIQAIEESISTDEINEEAITADVTSNIKTVEPEVNISTAEITEEATTSDLTSTAEDLEIAEAISTTEVDEEPTADFTSNLENVEPEITEEVTTQDLTSTAEDLETAEAVSTTEVDESLETLEPEITEEVTTPDLTSSAEDLAIAEPISSTEVDESLETLEPEANILTPEVSDADELVEQTPEEVVETEEVFAVDNLETDSESEPSQMTIQKNIVLIAHESKKSEIAELVAHNQEFFSHSLTISWPSVSEVLKQQAGINVSEEIPSPTSGGYQKINSLLNSGDVSAVIFLRDFLTPAPSPTNEETLLRMCNINQVLVATNLTTAEAIVHYLKHTKN; encoded by the coding sequence ATGAAAGTCAAAATCAATTTTTTACCAACACAAAATGAGATAAATGAACTCGATTTAGTAGTAGCAACTACGCCAAAAGGAGAGTGTATAATAGGGCGTTCTCCTGATTGTGATTTACCTTTAGAAAGCCCAGATGTTAGTCGGATTCATGGTAAGTTTTTTGTACAGGCAGGTAATTACTATTACTGCGACACTGGTAGTAGAAATGGATCGATTATTAATAATAAATTAGCTGAAAAAAATCAGCCATATCTTTTAAAGCATGGTGATTCTATCCAAATCGGAGATTACATCCTGACGATGGAAGAAATTAAACCTGTGGCTGAACAAATGCCAGAAACAGTATTTAGGGTAATAGATCCTGCACTGTTTTCTAGACCGATATCTGAAAATTTTGGTGTTGCTGGCGTTACCAATAAAGCATCAGAGGTAGTTGCTGAATCTACACCAGAAGTTATTAGTCAAACTCAAGAGGAAGTTGCAGTCTGTGAAGTTCCTGCAAGCGTTGATGCTGCCCCCTCAGAAAACCAAGAGATAATCACAGCGTCTGAAAGTCCCATTTTAGAAGAAAGAACTTTTGTTCAACCACAAGATATTCTTACTAAAGAAGAACCAGAGACAGTTGAGAGTGATGAAAATCTAGATTTCAACACTGCGATCGCAGAAGAAAGAACCTTTGTACAGCCTCGTGATCTAGTCCAAACATCGCCATCAGTCAATGATTTATCTACAAGCGATGATAGTCAAGATATAGATTTATGTACACCAATTTTACAAGAATACACAACTGTACAACCACGCGACATAGTTATTCAGCCATCGTTAACTATTAGTTCTGAAGAAATTGATTTAGATACACCAATTTTACAAGAATACACAACTGTACAGCCTCGTGATGTAGGTCTTCCAGCTTCGCTAAAGGATAGTGATGATGTAGATTTAGAAGTGTCTGATGATGGTAGTGGAGAAACCTCAGAAGTTATTACAGAAGATACTTCCACTCAGATAGAAGATTCTGCTATTCAGGCAATAGAAGAATCTATATCTACAGATGAAATAAATGAAGAAGCAATAACAGCAGATGTCACTTCTAATATAAAAACTGTAGAACCAGAAGTAAATATTTCTACCGCAGAAATAACAGAGGAAGCTACAACATCAGACCTGACTTCTACCGCAGAGGATTTAGAAATAGCAGAGGCTATATCTACAACGGAAGTAGATGAAGAACCAACGGCAGATTTTACTTCTAACTTAGAAAATGTAGAACCAGAAATAACAGAGGAAGTTACAACACAAGACCTTACTTCTACCGCAGAGGATTTAGAAACAGCAGAGGCTGTATCTACAACGGAAGTAGATGAAAGCTTAGAGACTTTAGAACCAGAAATAACAGAGGAAGTTACAACACCAGACCTTACTTCTAGCGCAGAAGATTTAGCAATAGCAGAGCCTATATCTTCAACGGAAGTAGATGAAAGCTTAGAAACTTTAGAACCAGAAGCAAATATTTTAACACCAGAAGTTAGCGATGCAGATGAGTTAGTTGAGCAAACACCTGAAGAAGTTGTAGAAACCGAAGAAGTCTTTGCTGTTGACAATTTAGAAACAGATAGTGAGAGTGAACCAAGCCAGATGACAATTCAAAAAAATATAGTTCTCATTGCCCATGAAAGCAAAAAATCAGAAATAGCTGAATTGGTTGCTCACAATCAAGAATTTTTCTCTCACAGTCTAACAATTAGCTGGCCATCTGTCAGCGAAGTTTTAAAGCAGCAAGCTGGTATTAACGTGAGTGAAGAAATTCCCTCACCAACATCTGGAGGTTATCAAAAAATTAATTCTCTGCTTAATTCTGGAGATGTGTCAGCAGTTATTTTCTTAAGAGATTTCTTAACACCTGCACCTAGTCCAACTAATGAGGAAACTTTATTAAGAATGTGTAATATCAATCAGGTGTTAGTAGCCACTAATTTGACAACAGCAGAGGCGATCGTGCATTATCTGAAACATACCAAAAATTGA
- a CDS encoding phage tail protein, whose amino-acid sequence MPQTAGQVPEILTAHRFYLALTLDGQQDNVDGFFLECQGFKRTQDAIEIAEVTANKWGKSDKGQVVRTKIPGNIKSGNITLKRGITNSQTIWKWFEAVQEGKWAQQRKNASLSIYDQAGVEQARFELAGAWPASYKIADVNARSGDIEIEEVEVAFEEFKRVK is encoded by the coding sequence GTGCCACAAACAGCAGGTCAAGTTCCAGAAATTCTCACAGCCCATAGGTTCTACTTAGCTTTGACACTAGACGGTCAGCAAGATAACGTTGATGGTTTCTTTTTAGAGTGTCAAGGCTTTAAAAGAACTCAAGATGCTATTGAAATTGCTGAAGTTACCGCCAATAAATGGGGTAAATCAGATAAAGGTCAAGTCGTCAGAACTAAAATTCCCGGAAATATTAAGAGTGGTAATATCACTCTCAAGAGAGGTATTACCAACTCTCAAACTATCTGGAAATGGTTTGAAGCCGTTCAAGAAGGCAAATGGGCCCAACAACGCAAAAATGCCTCTTTGAGTATCTATGACCAAGCAGGCGTAGAACAAGCAAGATTTGAATTAGCTGGTGCTTGGCCTGCTAGTTATAAAATTGCCGATGTCAATGCTCGCAGTGGCGACATAGAAATCGAAGAAGTCGAAGTTGCTTTCGAGGAATTTAAGAGGGTGAAGTAG
- a CDS encoding DUF6760 family protein, protein MSYPSDTLYEEVAFIAYHFHWSQDDILNLEHSYRQRWVTEINKINEKLI, encoded by the coding sequence ATAAGCTACCCCTCAGATACTTTGTATGAGGAGGTAGCTTTTATTGCTTATCATTTTCATTGGTCACAAGATGATATTTTAAATTTAGAACACAGTTACCGTCAGCGATGGGTAACAGAAATTAATAAAATTAACGAAAAATTAATATGA